Proteins encoded within one genomic window of Amycolatopsis sp. 2-15:
- a CDS encoding ABC transporter substrate-binding protein: protein MKKTLVTAVTAAALLATLTACGGGSDSGGDTLRVGTLSDSRPNAYQENGQFTGFDNELLKDIAAKENLKVEFVAVDFSALLGQVANGTFDIGSAGIAQTDARKQTVAFSDPYNYQSLGIEAKETAGITDENSLVGKRIGVVQGTVSDTWLAANAPKAQAVRFPNDAAVLSALKSAAIDGAVFDAASAEDYSAKNPGLKVTKTITTTIPHGYAVKKGNTDLLNKLNDGIKKVVADGTWKKVHQQFEPNEPVPTDFATGQ, encoded by the coding sequence GGTCACAGCCGTCACGGCGGCGGCCCTGCTCGCCACACTCACCGCGTGCGGCGGTGGCAGCGACAGCGGTGGTGACACCCTGCGCGTTGGCACGCTGAGCGACTCGCGGCCCAACGCCTACCAGGAGAACGGCCAGTTCACCGGGTTCGACAACGAGCTGCTGAAGGACATCGCGGCCAAGGAGAACCTGAAGGTCGAGTTCGTCGCGGTCGACTTTTCCGCGCTGCTGGGCCAGGTCGCCAACGGGACGTTCGACATCGGCAGCGCGGGCATCGCACAGACCGACGCGCGCAAGCAGACCGTGGCGTTTTCCGACCCGTACAACTACCAGTCGCTGGGCATCGAGGCGAAGGAGACGGCGGGTATCACCGACGAGAACTCCTTGGTGGGCAAGCGGATCGGCGTGGTGCAGGGCACCGTCTCCGACACCTGGCTCGCGGCCAACGCGCCCAAGGCCCAGGCCGTGCGCTTCCCGAACGACGCGGCGGTGCTGAGCGCGCTGAAGTCGGCGGCGATCGACGGCGCGGTGTTCGACGCGGCCTCGGCCGAGGACTACTCGGCGAAGAACCCCGGCCTGAAGGTCACCAAGACGATCACCACGACGATCCCGCACGGGTACGCCGTGAAGAAGGGCAACACCGACCTGCTGAACAAGCTCAACGACGGCATCAAGAAGGTCGTCGCCGACGGCACCTGGAAGAAGGTGCACCAGCAGTTCGAGCCGAACGAGCCGGTGCCCACCGATTTCGCCACGGGGCAGTAG